A genomic region of Solanum dulcamara chromosome 2, daSolDulc1.2, whole genome shotgun sequence contains the following coding sequences:
- the LOC129880636 gene encoding probable serine/threonine-protein kinase WNK11 isoform X1, with translation MFRLLLFTLIELSMPTANPDATDQENELFAEIDPSGRFGRYEELLGHGAVKMVHRAFDLEEGREVAWNQIRLNKFSGSPFIINKIHSEIELLKKLKNENIIVMYHFWKDSDHNILNFITEACASGNLREYRKKHRHVSIKALKKWSTQILQGLDFLHTHDPCVIHRDLNCSNIFINGNVGKVKIGDLGLATIVGKSHAAHSLLGTPEYMAPELYEENYTELVDVYSFGMCLIEMATLEIPYSECDSLAKLYKIVTSGIKPQAFNRVSDPELKAFIERCIGRPRARPSAAELLKDPFLSDYDENDLDS, from the exons ATGTTTAGGCTTCTTCTGTTTACTCTTATAGAACTCAGTATGCCTACAGCAAATCCTGATGCAACTGATCAAGAAAATGAATTATTTGCTGAGATTGATCCATCTGGGAGGTTTGGACGGTACGAGGAGCTTCTTGGCCATGGTGCAGTAAAGATGGTGCATAGAGCGTTTGATCTTGAGGAAGGCAGAGAAGTAGCCTGGAATCAGATTAGATTGAACAAATTCAGTGGCAGTCCTTTCATCATCAATAAGATCCATTCTGAAATCGAGTTGCTGAAGAAGTTGAAGAATGAAAACATCATTGTCATGTACCATTTCTGGAAAGACAGTGACCATAACATTCTGAATTTCATAACCGAGGCGTGCGCCTCTGGTAATTTGAGGGAATACAGGAAGAAGCATCGTCATGTTTCAATCAAGGCCTTGAAGAAGTGGTCAACACAAATATTACAGGGCTTGGATTTTCTCCATACTCATGATCCTTGTGTCATTCATAGAGACCTCAATTGCAGTAACATCTTTATCAATGGGAATGTTGGAAAG GTGAAGATAGGTGATCTTGGTTTGGCAACAATCGTGGGGAAGAGCCATGCAGCACATTCTCTATTAGGGACTCCAGAGTATATGGCACCAGAGCTTTATGAAGAGAACTACACAGAGTTGGTGGATGTATACTCGTTTGGGATGTGTTTGATTGAAATGGCTACTTTGGAGATACCTTACAGTGAATGTGACAGTTTAGCCAAACTATACAAGATAGTAACTTCTGGAATAAAGCCTCAAGCTTTTAACAGGGTGAGCGATCCCGAGTTAAAGGCCTTCATTGAAAGATGCATTGGACGGCCAAGAGCAAGACCCTCTGCAgctgaattgttgaaggatccATTCCTTTCTGATTATGATGAGAATGATCTTGATAGTTGA
- the LOC129880636 gene encoding probable serine/threonine-protein kinase WNK11 isoform X2, protein MPTANPDATDQENELFAEIDPSGRFGRYEELLGHGAVKMVHRAFDLEEGREVAWNQIRLNKFSGSPFIINKIHSEIELLKKLKNENIIVMYHFWKDSDHNILNFITEACASGNLREYRKKHRHVSIKALKKWSTQILQGLDFLHTHDPCVIHRDLNCSNIFINGNVGKVKIGDLGLATIVGKSHAAHSLLGTPEYMAPELYEENYTELVDVYSFGMCLIEMATLEIPYSECDSLAKLYKIVTSGIKPQAFNRVSDPELKAFIERCIGRPRARPSAAELLKDPFLSDYDENDLDS, encoded by the exons ATGCCTACAGCAAATCCTGATGCAACTGATCAAGAAAATGAATTATTTGCTGAGATTGATCCATCTGGGAGGTTTGGACGGTACGAGGAGCTTCTTGGCCATGGTGCAGTAAAGATGGTGCATAGAGCGTTTGATCTTGAGGAAGGCAGAGAAGTAGCCTGGAATCAGATTAGATTGAACAAATTCAGTGGCAGTCCTTTCATCATCAATAAGATCCATTCTGAAATCGAGTTGCTGAAGAAGTTGAAGAATGAAAACATCATTGTCATGTACCATTTCTGGAAAGACAGTGACCATAACATTCTGAATTTCATAACCGAGGCGTGCGCCTCTGGTAATTTGAGGGAATACAGGAAGAAGCATCGTCATGTTTCAATCAAGGCCTTGAAGAAGTGGTCAACACAAATATTACAGGGCTTGGATTTTCTCCATACTCATGATCCTTGTGTCATTCATAGAGACCTCAATTGCAGTAACATCTTTATCAATGGGAATGTTGGAAAG GTGAAGATAGGTGATCTTGGTTTGGCAACAATCGTGGGGAAGAGCCATGCAGCACATTCTCTATTAGGGACTCCAGAGTATATGGCACCAGAGCTTTATGAAGAGAACTACACAGAGTTGGTGGATGTATACTCGTTTGGGATGTGTTTGATTGAAATGGCTACTTTGGAGATACCTTACAGTGAATGTGACAGTTTAGCCAAACTATACAAGATAGTAACTTCTGGAATAAAGCCTCAAGCTTTTAACAGGGTGAGCGATCCCGAGTTAAAGGCCTTCATTGAAAGATGCATTGGACGGCCAAGAGCAAGACCCTCTGCAgctgaattgttgaaggatccATTCCTTTCTGATTATGATGAGAATGATCTTGATAGTTGA